A genomic stretch from Flavobacterium humidisoli includes:
- a CDS encoding SsrA-binding protein: MYKLLAKLNKLLLPSFTKQGLDISKATKWQMAIIGYRAYVTKRALDN; this comes from the coding sequence ATGTATAAATTATTAGCTAAACTAAATAAACTACTTTTGCCAAGCTTTACCAAACAAGGTCTAGATATTTCTAAGGCTACGAAATGGCAAATGGCTATTATTGGTTACCGCGCCTATGTTACAAAAAGAGCATTGGACAATTAA
- a CDS encoding EamA family transporter, with protein sequence MKNRDFSLPPVPAVLLAIISVQCGAAIAKTLFPTIGAAGTASMRIGISALILLLAYRPNLKAITPQQWKIVIPYGLSLGAMNLIFYLAIEKIPIGLAVTLEFVGPLILAIAGSKRLVDYCWVMLAAIGILLIAPWTNDRLDPIGIICALLAGAFWSAYIVLGGKISKIMNDGYAVTTGMLFAAILVLPFGFLESGLNNLTPKLFGMGVALALLSSAIPFTLEMKALGKLPPRTFSILMSLEPAAASICAFIFLQESLNFYEILAVLCVIIASAGSTLTAKK encoded by the coding sequence ATGAAAAACCGAGATTTCAGCCTTCCTCCTGTTCCAGCAGTATTATTAGCGATTATTAGTGTTCAATGTGGGGCTGCAATTGCCAAAACACTATTTCCTACAATCGGCGCAGCTGGTACGGCATCTATGCGTATTGGTATTTCGGCGTTAATTCTATTACTGGCTTACAGACCAAATCTAAAAGCGATAACTCCACAACAATGGAAAATTGTAATTCCGTATGGTTTGTCATTGGGAGCTATGAATTTAATTTTTTATCTCGCAATAGAAAAAATTCCAATTGGCCTAGCCGTGACTTTAGAGTTTGTTGGTCCTTTAATACTTGCTATAGCAGGTTCAAAACGCTTGGTTGATTACTGTTGGGTGATGTTGGCTGCGATTGGTATTTTATTAATTGCACCATGGACAAACGATCGCTTAGATCCTATCGGCATTATATGTGCACTTTTGGCTGGAGCATTTTGGAGCGCTTATATAGTTTTAGGAGGCAAAATTTCGAAAATAATGAACGATGGTTATGCCGTTACAACCGGAATGTTGTTTGCAGCCATTTTAGTCTTACCTTTTGGTTTCCTAGAAAGCGGATTAAACAATCTTACACCAAAATTATTCGGAATGGGTGTGGCTCTTGCTCTTCTGTCTAGTGCTATTCCGTTTACTTTAGAAATGAAGGCTTTAGGAAAACTTCCGCCTCGTACTTTTAGCATATTAATGAGTCTAGAACCGGCGGCAGCTTCTATTTGTGCTTTTATATTTCTTCAAGAAAGTTTAAACTTCTACGAAATTCTAGCTGTACTTTGCGTTATAATTGCTTCTGCAGGAAGTACTTTAACTGCTAAAAAATAA
- a CDS encoding fasciclin domain-containing protein, whose amino-acid sequence MKTRKFFAVAVLALGFAFTSNAQKTVMVGGAAMYPNKNIIENAVNSKDHTTLVAAVKAADLVETLKGAGPFTVFAPTNAAFDKLPKGTVETLLKPENKKKLQTILTYHVVSGKWSSADIAKAIKDGKGKATIKTVSGGNLTAWMKGKDLYITDENGSKAKVTIADVNQSNGVIHVIDAVLLPKK is encoded by the coding sequence ATGAAAACTAGAAAATTTTTCGCAGTAGCAGTTTTAGCTTTAGGATTTGCATTTACATCAAATGCACAAAAAACAGTAATGGTGGGTGGTGCAGCAATGTATCCAAACAAAAATATTATTGAAAATGCTGTTAATTCAAAAGATCACACAACATTAGTAGCCGCAGTAAAAGCTGCCGATTTAGTTGAAACATTAAAAGGAGCTGGTCCGTTTACTGTTTTTGCTCCTACAAATGCCGCATTTGATAAATTGCCAAAAGGAACTGTAGAGACATTATTAAAACCAGAAAATAAAAAGAAATTACAAACGATCTTAACCTATCATGTTGTTTCTGGAAAATGGAGTTCTGCTGATATTGCAAAAGCAATAAAAGACGGAAAAGGGAAAGCAACGATTAAAACAGTAAGCGGTGGAAACCTTACTGCATGGATGAAAGGTAAAGATTTATATATTACTGACGAGAATGGCAGTAAAGCAAAAGTTACCATTGCAGATGTTAATCAATCAAATGGTGTAATTCATGTTATAGATGCTGTTTTGCTTCCAAAGAAATAA
- the rpsA gene encoding 30S ribosomal protein S1 — MSEQTKSQEEFLANFNWHNFQEGIDAVDEKNLQEFEELVSKTFIATDQEEVVEGVVVRITDRDVIVDINAKSEGVISLNEFRYNPNLKVGDKVEVLIDIREDKTGQLVLSHRKARTIKSWDRVIAANETGEIVNGFVKCRTKGGMIVDVFGIEAFLPGSQIDVKPIRDYDVYVNKMMEFKVVKINHEFKNVVVSHKALIEADIEVQKKEIIGQLQKGQVLEGVVKNITSYGVFIDLGGVDGLIHITDLSWSRINHPSEVLELDQKLNVVILDFDDEKTRIQLGLKQLNAHPWDALDANLTVGDKVKGKVVVIADYGAFIEVAEGVEGLIHVSEMSWSTHLRSAQDFVKVGDVVEAVILTLDRDDRKMSLGIKQLTQDPWTDITSKYPVGSKHTGIVRNFTNFGIFVELEEGIDGLIYISDLSWTKKIKHPSEFVNVGEKLDVVVLELDVEGRKLSLGHKQTTANPWDQYEDSFAVGTIHNGEISEIVDKGATVEFGDDIVAFIPTRHLEKEDGKKLKKGDTADFKVIEFNKEFKRVVASHTAIFREEEEKNVKAATENTSSNSTTNAPAATLGDNNDVLAALKAKMEKTEKK, encoded by the coding sequence ATGTCTGAACAAACAAAATCACAAGAAGAGTTTTTAGCAAATTTTAACTGGCACAACTTCCAAGAAGGAATCGATGCAGTAGATGAAAAAAACTTGCAAGAGTTTGAAGAACTAGTATCAAAAACTTTCATCGCTACAGATCAAGAAGAAGTAGTAGAAGGAGTTGTCGTTAGAATTACAGATAGAGACGTTATCGTTGATATCAATGCTAAATCTGAAGGTGTTATTTCTTTAAACGAATTTCGTTACAACCCTAATTTAAAAGTAGGTGACAAAGTAGAAGTATTAATTGATATCCGTGAGGATAAAACAGGTCAATTAGTATTATCTCACAGAAAAGCACGTACTATCAAATCTTGGGATAGAGTTATTGCGGCTAATGAAACTGGAGAAATCGTTAACGGTTTTGTTAAATGTAGAACTAAAGGAGGTATGATTGTTGACGTATTCGGAATCGAAGCGTTCTTACCTGGATCTCAAATTGACGTTAAGCCAATTAGAGACTACGATGTATATGTAAACAAAATGATGGAATTCAAAGTGGTAAAAATCAACCACGAATTCAAAAACGTTGTTGTATCTCATAAAGCGCTTATCGAGGCTGATATTGAAGTACAGAAAAAAGAAATCATCGGTCAATTACAAAAAGGACAAGTATTAGAAGGTGTTGTTAAAAACATTACTTCTTATGGTGTGTTCATTGACTTAGGTGGTGTTGACGGATTAATTCACATTACTGACCTTTCTTGGAGTAGAATCAACCACCCAAGTGAAGTTCTTGAATTAGACCAAAAATTAAACGTTGTAATCCTTGATTTCGATGATGAGAAAACAAGAATTCAATTAGGATTGAAACAATTAAACGCTCACCCATGGGATGCTTTAGATGCTAACTTAACTGTTGGTGATAAAGTTAAAGGTAAAGTTGTTGTAATCGCTGATTACGGTGCTTTCATCGAAGTTGCTGAAGGTGTTGAAGGTTTAATCCACGTTTCTGAAATGTCATGGTCAACTCATTTACGTTCTGCTCAAGATTTCGTAAAAGTTGGAGATGTTGTTGAAGCTGTTATCTTAACTTTAGATAGAGACGATCGTAAGATGTCATTAGGTATCAAACAATTGACTCAAGATCCATGGACTGATATCACTTCTAAATACCCAGTAGGTTCTAAACATACAGGTATCGTTAGAAACTTTACAAACTTTGGTATTTTCGTAGAATTAGAAGAAGGAATTGATGGATTAATCTACATCTCTGACTTATCTTGGACTAAGAAAATTAAACACCCATCTGAGTTTGTAAACGTTGGTGAAAAACTTGATGTTGTTGTATTAGAATTAGATGTTGAAGGACGTAAATTATCTTTAGGTCACAAACAAACTACTGCTAATCCTTGGGATCAATACGAAGATTCTTTCGCTGTAGGAACTATCCACAACGGTGAGATTTCTGAAATCGTTGACAAAGGAGCTACTGTAGAATTCGGAGATGATATCGTTGCTTTCATTCCAACTCGTCACCTTGAAAAAGAAGACGGAAAGAAATTGAAAAAAGGTGATACTGCTGATTTCAAAGTAATTGAATTCAACAAAGAATTCAAAAGAGTAGTTGCTTCTCACACTGCTATCTTCAGAGAAGAAGAAGAGAAAAATGTGAAAGCTGCAACTGAAAATACTTCATCTAACTCTACTACTAATGCACCAGCTGCAACTTTAGGAGATAACAATGATGTATTAGCTGCATTAAAAGCTAAAATGGAAAAAACTGAGAAAAAATAA
- a CDS encoding nucleoside permease → MGIKNRLILMSFLQFFVWGAWLITIGNYWFGTKNWEGTQFGLVFGTMGIASLFMPTLTGIIADRWINAEKLYGALHILYAVVLFGIAQVTAPDTFIVVMLLAMCCYMPTIALSNSISYTSLKLNNKNIVKDFPPIRVWGTIGFIVAMWITNLSGSKATEYQFYIAGVGALILGVYAFTLPKCEPQRLIKENATWIETFGLESFKLFANYKMALFFVFSMFLGGALQLTNAYGDVFLDEFKHFPKYADSFVIKYSTIIMSISQVSETLFILAIPFFLRRFGIKQVMLISMLAWVLRFGLFAFGDPIGGLWMIILSCIVYGMAFDFFNISGSLFVESNTDSKIRSSAQGLFMMMTNGVGAVLGSLTSGWAIDRFFTKSFANTTELSGFLQTDATNEKMVEFVKEQGNSISADGIFANPVLMKDWHTIWLSFAAYALVIAIAFAILFKHKHDPKELEGLKH, encoded by the coding sequence ATGGGGATTAAAAATAGATTGATTTTAATGAGCTTTCTTCAATTTTTTGTTTGGGGAGCTTGGCTTATAACAATTGGAAATTATTGGTTTGGAACAAAAAACTGGGAAGGAACTCAATTCGGACTAGTTTTCGGAACCATGGGAATCGCTTCTCTTTTTATGCCTACACTTACAGGTATTATTGCCGACAGATGGATTAATGCTGAAAAATTATACGGTGCTCTTCATATTCTTTATGCAGTAGTTCTATTCGGGATTGCACAAGTTACTGCGCCAGATACTTTTATTGTTGTTATGCTTTTAGCCATGTGCTGTTATATGCCAACAATCGCTTTAAGTAATTCAATATCTTATACTTCGCTTAAATTAAATAATAAAAATATTGTAAAAGATTTTCCGCCAATTCGTGTTTGGGGAACAATAGGTTTTATCGTTGCCATGTGGATTACGAATTTAAGCGGAAGTAAAGCAACTGAATATCAGTTTTATATTGCTGGAGTAGGTGCTTTAATTCTTGGAGTTTATGCTTTTACTTTACCAAAATGCGAACCGCAACGTTTGATCAAAGAAAATGCGACTTGGATTGAAACTTTTGGTTTAGAATCTTTCAAGTTGTTTGCCAACTACAAAATGGCTTTGTTTTTTGTTTTTTCTATGTTTTTAGGAGGAGCATTGCAACTGACAAATGCTTATGGAGATGTGTTTTTGGATGAGTTCAAACATTTTCCAAAATACGCAGATTCTTTCGTAATAAAATATTCGACTATTATAATGTCGATTTCTCAGGTTTCTGAAACCTTATTTATTCTAGCGATTCCGTTTTTCTTGAGACGCTTCGGTATCAAACAGGTTATGTTGATTAGTATGCTAGCTTGGGTTCTTCGCTTTGGATTATTTGCTTTTGGAGATCCAATTGGTGGGTTATGGATGATTATTTTGTCTTGTATCGTTTACGGAATGGCATTTGATTTCTTTAATATTTCGGGTTCTTTATTCGTAGAAAGCAATACAGATTCTAAAATTCGATCTTCTGCACAAGGTTTATTTATGATGATGACCAATGGAGTAGGAGCTGTTTTAGGAAGTTTAACTTCTGGATGGGCAATTGATCGTTTCTTTACAAAATCATTTGCTAATACAACTGAATTATCAGGATTTTTGCAAACAGATGCAACTAATGAAAAAATGGTAGAATTTGTAAAAGAACAAGGAAATTCAATTTCTGCAGACGGAATTTTTGCAAATCCAGTTTTAATGAAAGATTGGCATACAATCTGGTTATCATTTGCTGCTTATGCTTTGGTTATTGCAATTGCTTTTGCTATTTTGTTTAAGCATAAACATGATCCAAAGGAGTTAGAAGGCTTAAAGCACTAA
- the cmk gene encoding (d)CMP kinase: MKKITIAIDGFSSTGKSTLAKQLAKELEYVYVDTGAMYRAVAYFAMQHNLIEADFFKKEALIAALSDIKLEFKFNSDLGFAEMYLNGENVEKQIRTIEVSNFVSKVAAVSEVRAKLVEQQQEMGTNKAIVMDGRDIGTVVFPNAELKIFMTASAETRAQRRFDELQQKGDNVSYEEVLKNVVERDYMDTHREDSPLVIADDAIEIDNSYLNKEEQFAAVLELVNDVVKTA, from the coding sequence TTGAAAAAAATTACCATTGCTATCGACGGATTTTCATCTACAGGTAAAAGCACTCTTGCAAAACAATTAGCAAAAGAATTGGAATATGTTTATGTAGATACAGGGGCAATGTACCGTGCGGTTGCCTATTTTGCTATGCAGCATAATTTGATTGAGGCTGATTTTTTTAAGAAAGAAGCTTTGATTGCAGCATTATCTGATATAAAATTAGAATTTAAGTTTAATTCAGATTTAGGTTTTGCAGAAATGTATTTGAATGGTGAGAATGTGGAGAAACAAATTAGAACTATTGAAGTTTCTAATTTTGTTAGTAAAGTAGCGGCTGTTTCAGAAGTTCGTGCTAAGTTGGTAGAACAGCAGCAGGAAATGGGAACAAATAAAGCCATTGTAATGGATGGAAGAGATATTGGAACTGTAGTTTTTCCAAATGCAGAATTAAAAATATTTATGACAGCAAGTGCAGAAACACGTGCGCAAAGACGTTTTGATGAATTACAGCAAAAAGGTGATAATGTTTCTTATGAAGAAGTTTTGAAAAATGTTGTTGAAAGAGATTATATGGATACACACCGCGAAGACTCTCCTCTTGTAATTGCCGATGACGCCATAGAAATTGATAATTCTTACTTAAATAAAGAAGAACAATTTGCTGCGGTTCTAGAATTAGTGAATGATGTTGTTAAAACAGCATAA